Proteins encoded by one window of Xenopus tropicalis strain Nigerian chromosome 6, UCB_Xtro_10.0, whole genome shotgun sequence:
- the znf665 gene encoding zinc finger protein 665: protein MSIPNSQMELPSVAPHECPECGKRFSGRNKLTIHYRVHTGEKPFMCTKCGKSFREKHRLTEHQLIHTGEKPFMCTECGKSFRKKQSLTAHQLIHTGEKPFMCTECGKSFRQKHQLTAHQLIHTGEKPFMCTECGKSFRQKHRLTAHQLIHMGEKPFMCTECGKSFRQKQLLTQHQLIHTGEKPYACTECDKQFHKRRSLLSHQRIHTGVKPFVCMECGKSFSNKTYFQRHQRIHTGEKLFSCTECGKCLITKSQLGNHYKVHTGEKPFSCTECGKRFTTKTKLGSHYKVHTGEKPFFCTECGKSFTTKSQLNSHYTVHTGEKPFSCTECCKSFTTKSQLNSHYTVHTGEKPFSCTECGKSFTTKAKLNSHYTVHTGEKPFSCTECGKSFVSNGNLTKHQRIHA, encoded by the coding sequence ATGAGCATTCCCAACTCCCAGATGGAACTTCCCTCAGTGGCACCACATGAAtgcccagaatgtgggaaaagattcTCAGGAAGAAACAAACTTACTATTCATTACAGagttcacactggggagaaaccattcatgtgcacgaaatgtgggaaaagtttcagggAAAAGCATCGGCTTACAGAACACCAATTaattcacactggggagaaaccattcatgtgcacggaatgtgggaaaagtttcaggaAAAAGCAAAGCCTTACAGCACACCAattaattcacacaggggagaaaccattcatgtgcacggaatgtgggaaaagtttcaggcAAAAGCATCAGCTTACAGCACACCAattaattcacacaggggagaaaccattcatgtgcacggaatgtgggaaaagtttcaggcAAAAGCATCGGCTTACAGCACACCAATTAATTCACatgggggagaaaccattcatgtgcacggaatgtgggaaaagtttcaggcAAAAGCAACTCCTTACACAACACCAattaattcacacaggggagaaaccctatgcATGTACAGAATGTGATAAACAATTCCATAAAAGGAGAAGCCTTCTCAGCCACCAGAGGATTCATACAGGGGTGAAACCATTTGTGTgcatggaatgtgggaaaagcttctccaaCAAGACCTACTTTCAGAGacaccagagaattcacacaggggagaaactattttcttgcacagaatgtgggaaatgtttaatCACAAAAAGCCAGCTTGGCAACCATTACaaggttcacacaggggagaaaccattttcttgcacagaatgtgggaaacgttTCACCACAAAGACCAAGCTTGGCAGCCATTACAAggttcacacgggggagaaaccatttttttgtacagaatgtgggaaaagtttcaccACAAAGAGCCAGCTTAACAGCCATTACacggttcacacaggggagaaaccattttcttgcacagaatgtTGTAAAAGTTTCACCACAAAGAGCCAGCTTAACAGCCATTACacggttcacacaggggagaaaccattttcttgcacagaatgtgggaaaagtttcaccACAAAGGCCAAGCTTAACAGCCATTACacggttcacacaggggagaaaccattttcttgcacagaatgtgggaaaagttttgttTCAAACGGAAACCTTACCAAACACCAGAGAATTCATGCGTGA